TTACCTGCGGGTGGGATACGTCGGTCGTATTGGGTTACCGAGAGCGCCGCGTCCTTGCGTCGCCCCGAATCAGACAGGTGCCCGATCAGTACTCATCGTTCGCCAGCGGGGCCGCGACCACAATGGGCACGCCCCGTTCTTGCCCGGCGAGTCAAACAGCCTTCACTCGGCGACAACCCACTGGGGCGCGCAGCCACAAAGCTAGACGTAGCCCAGTTCAACGCCGACCCGACAGCAAGGAGGTTCCAATGTCAGCGAACCGCTCACTGTCAGTAGCGACCCCCGTGTTCCCCGTGCACGACATCGCGCCGCGCAACGGGCCGGCCGGCACCCCAGTCATCATCGTCGAGCCGATTACGGCAGACGTCGCGATCGGCTCGCCGCACCGCCACGCGTTCACCCAACTCGTGCTCGTCGAGCGCGGCACGGGCACCCACCAGGTCGACTTTGCGAGTGTGCCGATCAGGGCGGGCGAGCTCCACCTGCTCGCCCCCGGCCAGGTGCACCACTGGCAGGCTGACCCGGGGCTTCGCTGCCTCGCGATCCTCTTCTCAGAAGACGCGCTCGACCCGCTCGGTCTGCTCCCCGACCGAATCCGCGAACTGCTGCTGCTCGGCGCCGCGCCAATCGCCCCGCCAGCGCCCGCCCTCGCCCGGATTCGCCGCCTTTTCGCCGCCATCGAGGACGCGCCGTCGCCCGAAACCGGGGCGTACATCCTCGCTGCCCTACTGCACGAATGCGCCGACGCCTCGGTCGAGCACCAGACGCTCGGCTCCCACTCTGCGCTGACCCGCGATTTCATGCGATGCGTACTCCGCAGCCCAGACGCCCGGCTCACCGTCGCGAGCTGCGCGGCCCGTCTCAGCGTGACCGCGGGATACCTGGCCGAACAGGTCGTCGCCGACACCGGGTCAACCCCGGGGCGCATCCTCCGCACCGCCATCGCGCGCGAGGCGCAGCGGCTGCTCAGCGGGAGCGACCTCAGCGCCGCCCAGATCTCAAGCAAGCTCGGGTTCAGCGAGCCCTCATACTTCTCCCGCTTCTTCCGCCGAGAGGTCGGCTCAACACCAACCGAATACCGCGGGCTCGGCACCGACGCCGCTGCCCGCCCCCGAAAGGAACGCCATGCAAGCTGATGTACTGTTCGAACGAGCGACGCTGTTCGACGGGCACGAGCTCCTCCCCTCGCCCGTGTCGATAGCGATCGCGGGTGGCCTTATCACGGCGGTCAGTGAAGAGAGTCTCGAACACCTCGTCGGCCCGCACACTCAGCGCCGCGACATGCGGGGGGCGTTCGTGATGCCAGGCCTCGTCGATGTCCACAACCACCACGCGATCGCCGGCCGCGCTGAGCTCTTTGAACTCTCACTGCCCGTCGGCGCCTCACGCGACGAGATACTCATGGCCGTTGCCGCGCACGCCGCGAACACCCCGGAGGGCGGCTGGATCACCGGTGGGCCCTGGGGCACGAACCTCCTCGCCGAACTCAACTCGCTCGAATCACTCGCGCTCTTAGACGAGGCCGCTCAGGGGCGCCCGGTTGTGCTCATCGAAGACAGCAGGCACAACCGGTGGGCTTCAAGCGAAGCGCTGCGCCGTGCCGGGATCGACAATGCGTCCGGCTCCGCCGATGCTTCGGCTGACACCGGGGTGCTTCGTGACCGCGAGACCCAGCGCCCAACGGGCGTGCTGCTCGAACGCGCCGGGCTGCTCGTCGAACACGCGCTCGCCGCGCAAGGCGGTTTCAGCGAGACGCAGCACCGCGCGTCGGCAAAGCACGGCGTCGCCGTGCTGAACAGTTTTGGCGTGACAACGTTTCAGGACGCGGCCGCGTCACGGGACATCCTCGCCGCGCTGAAGCAACTCGACGACTCCGACGAGCTCAACGCCTGGGTCGTCTCGTCAATCACGATGAACGACGACATCTTCGGCTTCTCGCCCGTCGGGCAAGCCCTCATCGACCTCGCAGAGCCGTACCGTTCCCGGCACCACCGCCCCGACTTCGTCAAGGTGTTCCTTGACGGCGTGCCGCCCGCGCGCACGGCGGCATTCCTCGAGCCGTACCTCCCCGACGACGAGCACGGTCACGACTTCGCGGGAGCGCTTTTGATACCGCAAGCGGAGTTCGGGGCGCTCGTCGAGAGCGTCGCCGGGCAGGGGCTCGGGGTGAAAGTGCACTGCGCTGGAGACGCCTCCGCCCGAGCCGTGCTCGACACGGTGGAGCGCCTGCGTAGCTCAGGCGACCACACCACGCGGGTGCACATCGCGCACGGCCAGATCCTTGCCGAGAGCGACATTCCACGGCTCGCCGAGCTTGACGTCACGGCAGATATGTCGCCCTTCGTGTGGTTTCCCGGTGTGATCCCGACCGCGCTCACGCAGGTGCTTCCCGCCGAGGTAGCCTCACGCGTGCAGCCGACCCGCGACCTGCTCGAACAGGGAGCGCTGCTCGCGATGGGCTCGGACTGGCCGGTCAGCCCGACTCCGAACCCGTGGGTGGGTATCCACGGGCTTGTCACGCGGGCCGACCCGTTTCGCCAGGCGCCCGGAACACTGTGGCCCGAACAGGCGCTCTCCGTCGGCGAGGCGCTTCGCATCTGCACCGCAAACGGCGCCGAAGCGATGGGCCTCGGCGGAGTCACGGGCAGGATCGCCGAGGGATACTCGGCCGACCTGATCCTGCTCGATGCGAGTCCGTTCGACCGCGACCCACACACGCTCGTCGATACGCGGGTGCTCGAGACCTGGTTTGAGGGGCGCGTCGTCCACCGGGTGAATGACTAGCCGCCGCAAGCGCCTAGCTCCCGCAGCGCGTACCGGCCCCGGCCTGATCCTGCTCCTGGGTCTGCTTGAGGCGTTTGGCCCGCTCTCGATGGATCTGTACATGCCGGCCCTCCCTGAACTCGCCGCGACGCTCGACACGAGCGACGCCCTGGCCCAGCTGACGATGTCGGTCTGCATGCTCGGGCTGGGCGTCGGGCAGCTCATCGCTGGCCCGCTCAGCGACCGCTTCGGAAGGCGGCTGCCGCTTCTCGTTGGCGTCGCCGCGTTCACCGTATTCTCTGCGGGGTGCGCGCTCGCCCCCTCTGCCGAGTGGCTGCTGCTCTTCCGGACGTTTCAGGGCATCGGCGGCGCGGCTGGCATGGTTGTCACGCTTGCGATCGCACGCGACCTGTTCTCTGGGGCAGAACTCTCAAAGATGCTCTCCTGGCTCGCGCTCGTCGGCGCTACCGCGCCGATTGTCGCGCCCGTGCTCGGAGGCCAGCTCACGGCGGTCATGGACTGGCGGGGCTTCTTCCTCGTGCTCGGCGGGCTCGGCGCCGTACTTTTCGCGGCGGCTGCGCTCTGGCTTCCGGAGTCGCTTCCGATGGGCGCGCGCAGCGCAGGCGGCGGGCGATCGCTGTTCGCGGACGCACGCGTGCTACTCGGCCCCGGCCCGTATCGGGTCGTGCTCGCAATTTCGGCGATCTCAGGGATCGCGTTCTTCTCGTACCTGTCGATGTCGAGCTTTGTGCTGCAGAATGGCTTCGGCGTCTCGCCGCAGCTCTTCGGCGTCATGTTCGCGCTCGGCTCGCTGTGCAATGTCGTGGGTTCCCAGACGAACCGGGTGCTCGTCGGCAGGTTCTCACCCCTCGAGCTGTACCGGGCGGGCATCGGGATCGCGTGCATCGGCAGCGCGCTCGCGGCACTCAGTGCGCTGCTGGGATGGGGCCTCGGCCCCTTCGTCGCAGGGCTCGGAATCTACCTCATGTCGACGGGCTTCACACTCCCCAACCAGAACACGATCGCGCTGGATGCGCACGGTGACAGAGCGGGGTCGGCTGCAGCGCTCATCGGCATGGCGTCGCTCACCGTCGGGCCGATCGTGAGCCCACTGGTTTCTGCCGGCGGGCTCACGACGCTCACACTCGGGGTGACGATGGCTGCGGCGAGCGCAGCCGTACTCGTGCTCGGTATGACGGCGCTGCGCGGGAAGTAGTGCGCCCCGCCTCGCCCCGCCTATTGCGCATATTGCGCCTATTTATTGATCGATGGTGACGCCGTCGAGCGTGTACGCCGACCGCCCGTAGAGGTCGGTTCGCAGCCCCGAGACGCGATCACTGTGCACGGTGATGTCTTGCCCGTACACCGGGATGATGTACCCGCCGCGTTCGTACTCGATCGTGCGCAACTGCGAGATGTAGTCACACTGGGCCTCCGGGTCTGCCGTGGCATAGAGCTTGGCCGCGATCTCGTTGTACTCCGGGTCGTCCATGTGCGAGCCGTTCTCGGACCCACCCGGCGAGAAGTGCCCGGTCGCCGAGACGAGGTACGGGGTCGACGTGAACCCGATGAAGAACGGCCACTCGAGCCACTGGTTGAGAAACGTTCCGACGTCGAGCTTCTTCACGCTCACGCCGATGCCGACCTTCGCCGCATCCTCCGCGTACAGCTGCGCCATTTCCACCATCCCGGGGAACGCGGCATCGGTTGCGAGCTCGAGCTTAAGTTCGGCTGCACCAGCTTCAGCGAGCAACTCAGCCGCACGCTCAAGGTCTTGCTCACGCTGCGGCAGCTGCGGGTCTGGGCAAGCCGAGTTCTTCGAGATGAAGTCGTTTCCGATCGTCGCGTAGCCGCCAAACGCGTTCTCGACGATCCGTTCGCGATCCACCACGAGCCGCATCGCCTCGCGCACTCGCGCGTCGTCCGTGGGCGAGGCGTCGAGCCGCACGGTCATGAGCGGGTACGTCGCGGTGTCGCTCACGAGGATCTTCAGGCCCGCTTCTCTCTCGATGCTCGGCATCTCGGGGAACGGAATGCCCTGCGCGATGTCGATCTGACCGCCCCTGATGGCGTTCGTCACCGCGTCTTGCTCTTGGAAGAACGAGAACGTGAGGTTCTCGACGGTTGCGGGGTCGCCCCAGTAGTCGTCGAACCGGGTGAGCTTCGCCTGCTGCCCCGCCGTGAACGACTCGATACGGAACGGCCCTGTTCCGGCAGGCGCGTCGAACGTGGCGTTGCCCTTCAGGCTGCGCATCACGAGACGTGTCATCGAGAATGCCTCGGGGAGGGGGCCGTACGGCTCCCGCAGTGACAGCTCGAGCGTGAGGTCGTCGACGACCGCAATACCGTCGGGGTCGATGAAATCGAGCTGCGAGGCAATCGACCAGCCGTTTGCCTCGTCCACCATCCAGCCGATGCTCTCGGCCGCGTCGTGCGCGGTGAACTGCTCGCCGTTGTGTGTGCGTACCCCGTCGCGGAGCCTCACTGTCCAGACATCGAGCGCCTCGTTCGGCGTCATCGACTCGGCAAGCTTGTAGACGACCGCCCCCTCGTTGTCGAGCGCGGTGAGCCCCTCATGGACCTGCGCGTAGACAGCGTTATTCGAGAACGAACTGTGCTGGGCGTAGGGTTGGACCTCATCGATGCTGCTGCCCACCATCCCGATGCGGAGCGCTCCGGCCGGGTCGCCGCCGTCTCCACCTCCGGGTGGGGCGCACGCAGCGAGACTCGCTCCAAGTGCCGCCGCAAGCGCGATCGCGGCAATCTTGACAGTTCTTCGTTGACTCATGGGGACCTCCACGTGCTGCTCACGCGACCGGCCGGCCATCCCGAAGTGACTCTGCAAGACCACACGGCCGATCGCATCTTCTCAATCAAGTGAAGCCCAAGTCTCGCCGGGGCCGTCGTCGGACTCAATGCCCTCGGGCGCTTCGTGCACGCAATGGCAACAGCGCCTCCGCCCCCGACAACTGGTGCAACAGGGGCGAGCCGGGAAGCGTACGCTCCCCGGCCCGCCCCGTGGCAGTTTCCCGGTACCTCCGATGACTATTCGACGGTCACGCCGGTGACGACGTAGGCCGAGCGGCCGTACAGGTCAGGCTCCAGGCCCTTCACGTTCGAACGGTGCACCGTGATCTGCTGGCCGTAGACAGGGATAAGGTAGCCGCCGCGCTCGTACTCGATCGTCTGCATCTGCTCGATGAGCTTGCACTGCTCGCCAGCGTCCGTCGCCTGGTAGAGCTTGTCTGCAAGCTCGGCGTATTCGGCGTCGTCGAACGCGGTGCCGTTCTCCGACCCGCCGGGCAGGTAGTGCGCCTTCGCGGTCGTCTCATACGGGCTTGACGTGAAGCTGATGAAGAACGGCCACTCAAGCCAGCGGTCCAGGAACGTTGCGACGTCGAGCTTGCGAACCGAAATGTTCAGCCCAGCCTTCGCGGCGTCGTCTGCGATGAGCTGCGCCATCTCCATCATGCCGGGGAACGCACCGTCAGTGACGAGTTCGACCGAGGCCCCCTCAGCGCCAGCCTCCGCGACGAGCGCCTTCGCGCCCGCGATGTCCTGCTTCCGCTGCGGCACCGAAGGCGGCGCGCACGACGTGTTCTTGCCGACGAAATCATTCGCGACCGAGGCGTACCCACCGAATGCGTTCGACACGATCCGCTCTCTATCGACGGACATGCGCAGCGCCTGGCGCACCTTCACGTCGTCGAAGGGCGCGTTCGACGCGTTCATCGCGATGATCGGGTAGGCCGCGGTGTCGCTCACGAGCAACTCAAGATTTGGATCGACTTCAAGCGCCGGCATCTCAGGGAACGGGATGCCCTGCGCGACGTCGATCTGGCCGCCCCTGATAGCGTTCGTCACCGCATTCTGCTCGGTGAAGTACGAGATTTTGAGGTGCTCGATGTTTGGTTTCTCGCCCCAGTAGTCCTCGAACCGGGTGAGCTTCGCCTCCTGGCCGGGCGTGAAAGAGTCGAGCACGAACGGCCCGGTCCCCTCAGGCTTCTCCTGCGTTGCACCATTCCGGATGCTGCGCATGTTGATGCGCTCCATGGCGAGCATCTCCGGCACCAGACCGAATGGCTCGGCGAGGTTGAGCTTCACGGTCAGATCGTCCACGACCTCGATCTGGTCAGCGCTCGTGAGCCAGTCGAGCTGCGTCGCGTAGGTGAACGCGTTCTCGGGGTCAATCATCCAGCGCAGGCTCTCAGCGACGTCCTCGGCGATGAACTTCTCGCCGTTGTGCAGCTTGACGCCATCCCGGAGGGTGATCGTCCAGACATCGTTCGTGTCGTTCGGCTCGATCGATTCGGCGAGCGCGAGCTTGACGGAGCCGTCGCTCGCGCGCTGCGCGAGGCCCTCAAACACCTGCCTGAACAGGGCCGAGCTCGAGGTCGATCCCTGGAACTGGTACGGATCCTGCGTATCGCCCGTGCTGCCGACCATGCCGATCGTGAGCGAGTCCCCACCGGAGCCGCTTGAGGCGGCCGGTGGGGAGCAGCTCGTGAGCACGAGCGAGAGCGCGACGGCCGCGAGCGCCGCGGCCCGCACGCCCTTACGGGGGTTGATTCGAATTGTCATGTGCAATGTCCTCCTTGACACTTTCTCCGAACATCCCGATGCCTATGTCGGAGATGTGCAGTTCTCATGGTGAACAGCACTTCGGCTTCGATCAAGCGATGGCACGGCAATGTTCCGCCCGAATCAACTCCCGTGCAGGGAATGACAACCCTACCGTTTCTCCTCGGGCAGGTAGTGGCCGTCGCCGCTCAGGGCGATTGCAAGGAAGCGGAAGGGCCGGTCGACGCGGTTAAAACCCAGCGGACAGTGCTTCAGCCCGGCGGGAATGTACACGGAGCCGGAGGTCGTAATGATGTGCCGCTCCCCCTCGATGTCGAGGTAGACCTCCGCCCCGAGATCTCTCGGATCGTCGGGGTTGTTGCCGGTGAACACCAGCACCTCGTCGTAGTCGTGCTCGTG
This portion of the Leucobacter komagatae genome encodes:
- a CDS encoding helix-turn-helix domain-containing protein; the protein is MSANRSLSVATPVFPVHDIAPRNGPAGTPVIIVEPITADVAIGSPHRHAFTQLVLVERGTGTHQVDFASVPIRAGELHLLAPGQVHHWQADPGLRCLAILFSEDALDPLGLLPDRIRELLLLGAAPIAPPAPALARIRRLFAAIEDAPSPETGAYILAALLHECADASVEHQTLGSHSALTRDFMRCVLRSPDARLTVASCAARLSVTAGYLAEQVVADTGSTPGRILRTAIAREAQRLLSGSDLSAAQISSKLGFSEPSYFSRFFRREVGSTPTEYRGLGTDAAARPRKERHAS
- a CDS encoding amidohydrolase, whose protein sequence is MQADVLFERATLFDGHELLPSPVSIAIAGGLITAVSEESLEHLVGPHTQRRDMRGAFVMPGLVDVHNHHAIAGRAELFELSLPVGASRDEILMAVAAHAANTPEGGWITGGPWGTNLLAELNSLESLALLDEAAQGRPVVLIEDSRHNRWASSEALRRAGIDNASGSADASADTGVLRDRETQRPTGVLLERAGLLVEHALAAQGGFSETQHRASAKHGVAVLNSFGVTTFQDAAASRDILAALKQLDDSDELNAWVVSSITMNDDIFGFSPVGQALIDLAEPYRSRHHRPDFVKVFLDGVPPARTAAFLEPYLPDDEHGHDFAGALLIPQAEFGALVESVAGQGLGVKVHCAGDASARAVLDTVERLRSSGDHTTRVHIAHGQILAESDIPRLAELDVTADMSPFVWFPGVIPTALTQVLPAEVASRVQPTRDLLEQGALLAMGSDWPVSPTPNPWVGIHGLVTRADPFRQAPGTLWPEQALSVGEALRICTANGAEAMGLGGVTGRIAEGYSADLILLDASPFDRDPHTLVDTRVLETWFEGRVVHRVND
- a CDS encoding multidrug effflux MFS transporter, with translation MTSRRKRLAPAARTGPGLILLLGLLEAFGPLSMDLYMPALPELAATLDTSDALAQLTMSVCMLGLGVGQLIAGPLSDRFGRRLPLLVGVAAFTVFSAGCALAPSAEWLLLFRTFQGIGGAAGMVVTLAIARDLFSGAELSKMLSWLALVGATAPIVAPVLGGQLTAVMDWRGFFLVLGGLGAVLFAAAALWLPESLPMGARSAGGGRSLFADARVLLGPGPYRVVLAISAISGIAFFSYLSMSSFVLQNGFGVSPQLFGVMFALGSLCNVVGSQTNRVLVGRFSPLELYRAGIGIACIGSALAALSALLGWGLGPFVAGLGIYLMSTGFTLPNQNTIALDAHGDRAGSAAALIGMASLTVGPIVSPLVSAGGLTTLTLGVTMAAASAAVLVLGMTALRGK
- a CDS encoding ABC transporter substrate-binding protein, producing the protein MSQRRTVKIAAIALAAALGASLAACAPPGGGDGGDPAGALRIGMVGSSIDEVQPYAQHSSFSNNAVYAQVHEGLTALDNEGAVVYKLAESMTPNEALDVWTVRLRDGVRTHNGEQFTAHDAAESIGWMVDEANGWSIASQLDFIDPDGIAVVDDLTLELSLREPYGPLPEAFSMTRLVMRSLKGNATFDAPAGTGPFRIESFTAGQQAKLTRFDDYWGDPATVENLTFSFFQEQDAVTNAIRGGQIDIAQGIPFPEMPSIEREAGLKILVSDTATYPLMTVRLDASPTDDARVREAMRLVVDRERIVENAFGGYATIGNDFISKNSACPDPQLPQREQDLERAAELLAEAGAAELKLELATDAAFPGMVEMAQLYAEDAAKVGIGVSVKKLDVGTFLNQWLEWPFFIGFTSTPYLVSATGHFSPGGSENGSHMDDPEYNEIAAKLYATADPEAQCDYISQLRTIEYERGGYIIPVYGQDITVHSDRVSGLRTDLYGRSAYTLDGVTIDQ
- a CDS encoding ABC transporter substrate-binding protein, with the translated sequence MTIRINPRKGVRAAALAAVALSLVLTSCSPPAASSGSGGDSLTIGMVGSTGDTQDPYQFQGSTSSSALFRQVFEGLAQRASDGSVKLALAESIEPNDTNDVWTITLRDGVKLHNGEKFIAEDVAESLRWMIDPENAFTYATQLDWLTSADQIEVVDDLTVKLNLAEPFGLVPEMLAMERINMRSIRNGATQEKPEGTGPFVLDSFTPGQEAKLTRFEDYWGEKPNIEHLKISYFTEQNAVTNAIRGGQIDVAQGIPFPEMPALEVDPNLELLVSDTAAYPIIAMNASNAPFDDVKVRQALRMSVDRERIVSNAFGGYASVANDFVGKNTSCAPPSVPQRKQDIAGAKALVAEAGAEGASVELVTDGAFPGMMEMAQLIADDAAKAGLNISVRKLDVATFLDRWLEWPFFISFTSSPYETTAKAHYLPGGSENGTAFDDAEYAELADKLYQATDAGEQCKLIEQMQTIEYERGGYLIPVYGQQITVHRSNVKGLEPDLYGRSAYVVTGVTVE
- a CDS encoding cupin domain-containing protein, with the protein product MTSQFEHLFVRDLVDCRDDMINEAEAAGRPLPKNLSRPWALMRSDDVPEAKAYITMSWVHPTEEETFWVHEHEHDYDEVLVFTGNNPDDPRDLGAEVYLDIEGERHIITTSGSVYIPAGLKHCPLGFNRVDRPFRFLAIALSGDGHYLPEEKR